A genomic region of Pelodiscus sinensis isolate JC-2024 chromosome 1, ASM4963464v1, whole genome shotgun sequence contains the following coding sequences:
- the PDE9A gene encoding high affinity cGMP-specific 3',5'-cyclic phosphodiesterase 9A isoform X2 yields MLEKKVELEGLKVVEIEKCKSDIKKMREEMAARSTRTSCPCKYSFLDENKKLTPRRDIPSYPKYMLSQETIEALRKPTFDVWLWEPNEMLSCLEHMYHDLGLVKDFNINPITLKRWLLCIHDNYRNNPFHNFRHCFCVTQMMYSMISLCNLQEKFSQIDILILMTAAVCHDLDHPGYNNAYQINARTELAVRYNDISPLENHHCAVAFQIIAQPECNIFSNVTPEQFKRIRQGIITLILATDMARHAEILDSFKEKMDNFDYSNEEHVTCLKMVLIKCCDISNEVRPMEVAEPWVDCLLEEYFMQSDREKSEGLPVAPFMDRDKVTKPTAQIGFLKFVLIPMFETVTKLFPEVEEVMLQPLWESRDRYEELKQLDDAMKELQKNKSESLTTDGAPK; encoded by the exons GACTAGCTGTCCCTGTAAGTACAGCTTCTTAGATGAAAACAAGAAGTTGACACCCCGAAGGGACATACCATCCTATCCAAAG TACATGCTGTCTCAAGAGACCATAGAAGCACTTCGGAAGCCAACGTTTGATGTCTGGCTGTGGGAGCCCAATGAG ATGCTGAGTTGTTTGGAACACATGTACCATGATCTTGGCTTGGTAAAAGACTTTAATATCAACCCTATCACACTGAAGAGGTGGTTG CTCTGTATTCATGACAATTACAGAAACAACCCATTCCATAATTTCCGGCACTGCTTCTGTGTGACCCAGATGATGTACAGTATGATCTCACTCTGCAATCTCCAG GAGAAATTTTCCCAAATTGATATCTTAATTCTAATGACTGCTGCAGTATGCCATGATTTAGATCACCCAGGATACAATAACGC CTACCAGATCAATGCCCGAACTGAGCTCGCCGTGCGGTACAATGACATCTCCCCACTGGAGAACCATCACTGTGCTGTGGCTTTCCAGATCATTGCCCAGCCAGAATGCAACATTTTCTCCAATGTCACCCCGGAACAATTCAAACGGATCAGACAG GGGATAATTACATTAATCCTGGCAACAGACATGGCAAGACATGCAGAAATACTGGACTCTTTCAAGGAAAAAATGGATAATTTTGATTACTCAAATGAGGAACATGTGACCTGT TTGAAGATGGTACTGATAAAATGTTGTGATATCTCAAATGAAGTCCGCCCGATGGAAGTTGCAGAACCATGGGTAGACTGCTTATTAGAGGAATATTTTATGCAG AGTGATCGAGAAAAGTCTGAGGGGCTTCCAGTAGCACCTTTCATGGACCGAGATAAAGTGACCAAACCAACAGCACAGATTGGGTTCCTTAAGTTTGTTCTGATCCCAATGTTTGAAACAGTAACAAAG CTTTTTCCAGAAGTTGAAGAAGTCATGCTCCAACCTCTTTGGGAATCCAGAGACCGCTATGAGGAATTAAAACAACTAGATGACGCTATGAAAGAG TTGCAAAAGAACAAAAGCGAAAGTTTGACAACTGACGGCGCACCGAAGTGA